The following coding sequences lie in one Arachis ipaensis cultivar K30076 chromosome B03, Araip1.1, whole genome shotgun sequence genomic window:
- the LOC107630515 gene encoding 20 kDa chaperonin, chloroplastic — MATAQLTASSISSRNVSSFEGLRPSAVQFPSVVRIGTLTQRSFRGLVVKAATVVAPKYTAIRPLGDRVLVKIKEAEEKTDGGILLPSTAQTKPQGGEVVAVGEEKSAGKSKIETSVQIGAQVVYSKYAGTEVEFNGAKHLILKDDDIVGILETDEIKDLKPLNDRVLIQVAQAEDKTAGGLLLTEASKEKPSIGTVIAIGPGPLDEEGNRKPLSVNPGNTVLYSKYAGNDFKGKDGSDYIALRVSDIMAVLS, encoded by the exons ATGGCGACAGCTCAGCTAACAGCATCCTCAATTTCCTCGAGGAACGTGTCGTCGTTCGAAGGGCTTCGACCTTCGGCGGTTCAGTTCCCCTCCGTCGTCAGAATTGGAACCCTCACTCAAAGGTCCTTCCGGGGTTTGGTTGTCAAAGCCGCCACTGTTGTTGCTCCAAAG TACACTGCTATTAGGCCTCTCGGCGACAGAGTACTGGTTAAAATTAAGGAAGCAGAAGAGAAGACCGACGGAGGAATTCTACTTCCTTCAACTGCTCAAACAAAACCACAGGGTGGTGAGGTTGTTGCTGTTGGAGAGGAGAAATCAGCTGGGAAGAGCAAAATAGAAACTAGTGTTCAG ATTGGTGCGCAAGTTGTGTATTCGAAATATGCTGGTACTGAGGTGGAGTTCAATGGTGCAAAGCATCTTATACTGAAGGACGATGACATTGTTGGTATCCTCGAGACCGATGAGATCAAGGATCTTAAACCGTTGAATGATAGAGTCTTAATACAG GTTGCACAAGCAGAGGACAAAACTGCAGGTGGTTTGTTGCTTACCGAAGCAAGCAAGGAGAAACCTTCTATTGGAACG GTAATTGCGATCGGCCCAGGGCCTCTTGATGAGGAAGGTAACAGAAAACCATTGTCTGTTAATCCTGGGAACACAGTCTTGTACTCCAAATATGCTGGGAACGACTTCAAGGGAAAAGATGGTTCGGACTACATTGCATTGAGGGTCTCAGATATCATGGCTGTCCTTTCCTAG